One window from the genome of Salvia miltiorrhiza cultivar Shanhuang (shh) chromosome 7, IMPLAD_Smil_shh, whole genome shotgun sequence encodes:
- the LOC130991403 gene encoding uncharacterized protein LOC130991403 isoform X2: MKVVEASAGALTNFEVLDLLRSRGAGKDASRAIATVSQSEFKVFDYLEGTVACNQTREIIDNFVEECQKFDLAKAEILNIVNIRPRSEPELFPFIEECGSEPRMEDKAEELIETITRILPPHPSQVDEANEEAAEGDEANEEAAEGEEEIEPEPNTT, encoded by the exons ATGAAAGT AGTTGAGGCCAGTGCTGGTGCTCTCACTAATTTCGAAGTGCTTGACCTTTTGAGATCAAGAGGAGCTGGAAAGGATGCGTCTCGAGCTATTGCAACCGTATCTCAATCTGAGTTCAAG GTTTTTGATTATCTAGAGGGGACTGTTGCTTGCAATCAAACAAGGGAGATTATTGATAACTTTGTTGAAGAGTGCCAAAAATTTGACCTGGCCAAGGCAGAGATTCTTAATATTGTGAATATAAGACCAAGAAGTGAACCTGAGCTTTTCCCG TTCATAGAGGAATGTGGGTCGGAGCCACGTATGGAAGATAAGGCCGAAGAGCTCATAGAGACCATCACACGGATTTTGCCGCCTCATCCGTCTCAGGTGGATGAAGCGAATGAGGAAGCTGCCGAGGGGGACGAGGCGAACGAGGAAGCTGCTGAGGGGGAAGAAGAGATTGAGCCTGAACCAAATACTACATAG
- the LOC130991403 gene encoding uncharacterized protein LOC130991403 isoform X1 produces MKVVEASAGALTNFEVLDLLRSRGAGKDASRAIATVSQSEFKVFDYLEGTVACNQTREIIDNFVEECQKFDLAKAEILNIVNIRPRSEPELFPVISVVCCYRFRIHWSAFNPCCVVELPFVLCFLRLFASFSLKSHPHCEIYQCCLSTYVKFCNPSYVKKWWISVTLSSNTR; encoded by the exons ATGAAAGT AGTTGAGGCCAGTGCTGGTGCTCTCACTAATTTCGAAGTGCTTGACCTTTTGAGATCAAGAGGAGCTGGAAAGGATGCGTCTCGAGCTATTGCAACCGTATCTCAATCTGAGTTCAAG GTTTTTGATTATCTAGAGGGGACTGTTGCTTGCAATCAAACAAGGGAGATTATTGATAACTTTGTTGAAGAGTGCCAAAAATTTGACCTGGCCAAGGCAGAGATTCTTAATATTGTGAATATAAGACCAAGAAGTGAACCTGAGCTTTTCCCGGTAATCTCTGTCGTTTGTTGTTATCGATTTCGTATTCATTGGTCTGCTTTCAATCCTTGCTGTGTTGTTGAATTGCCATTCGTACTTTGTTTTCTCAGATTGTTTGCTTCTTTTAGTTTAAAGAGCCATCCACATTGTGAAATTTATCAATGTTGTCTGTCCACTTATGTTAAGTTTTGCAATCCAAGTTATGTTAAAAAGTGGTGGATCAGTGTGACCCTTAGTTCAAATACTAGatga
- the LOC130991401 gene encoding uncharacterized protein LOC130991401 — translation MALVQLSCGRWEMSELRHLIMFGAYLMIEDDYMKKIVLKKLQTIRNVRISPSVIRRGFLESIPNIKSLKIYYAVKGSWVSEVVDLSHLHKLQTLSWRSSYDQYMHVPKYPSTLRKLNIFGCVITPAGTTALCALPNLEVLKIRYCTFKSNETEEEEANEEWEIAEGDEFSSLQFLLLYNSRLVRWRADETNFPRLRHLFIRYCRKLEEIPAGIGEIPTLQLIHLEECRYSAVASAKQIQEEQQSEYDNYDLQLRISP, via the coding sequence ATGGCTCTTGTCCAGCTGAGTTGTGGGAGATGGGAGATGTCTGAGTTAAGACATCTCATTATGTTCGGTGCATATCTCATGATAGAAGATGATTACATGAAAAAAATTGTTCTAAAGAAGCTGCAGACGATACGGAATGTAAGGATAAGTCCGTCAGTGATTAGAAGGGGTTTCTTGGAAAGCATTCCAAATATAAAAAGCTTGAAAATCTATTATGCGGTTAAAGGCTCATGGGTGAGTGAAGTAGTTGATCTGAGTCATCTTCACAAACTCCAAACATTAAGCTGGAGGTCATCATACGATCAATATATGCACGTACCCAAATATCCATCTACTCTTAGAAAATTAAATATCTTTGGTTGTGTAATAACTCCGGCAGGGACGACGGCTCTGTGTGCACTACCGAATCTGGAAGTACTCAAGATAAGATATTGTACCTTCAAAAGCAATGagacagaagaagaagaagcaaatgAAGAGTGGGAAATAGCAGAAGGAGATGAATTCAGCTCATTGCAGTTTCTACTACTCTATAATTCACGTCTGGTGCGTTGGAGAGCTGATGAAACCAACTTCCCTAGACTCCGCCATCTCTTTATACGATATTGTAGGAAGCTAGAGGAAATCCCCGCCGGCATTGGAGAAATCCCAACCCTCCAATTAATCCACTTAGAAGAGTGCAGGTATTCTGCAGTGGCCTCAGCCAAACAGATTCAGGAGGAGCAACAATCTGAATACGACAACTACGACCTCCAACTTCGTATCTCCCCATAA
- the LOC130993015 gene encoding putative late blight resistance protein homolog R1B-16 has product MAYNLQSLITILQGILDPEQTHWILGREKPQLQSLLEKASYLQQQILEKTPLLSKIPSLECQIRDVANEAEDIVESHMVERMLSMPEGVNITPLTPDVLLVTQKLDSLTQQVEELVEVERNKKPTGSSWSGASFSSSKNVVVGVNEVLMQLKDRLTGMQSKLEILPIVGMGGIGKTTLARTLYQDPLILEHFSYLAWTTVSQDYNMRSILLSLLRCIIGKEECDQHNEKGDGELKDILYRSLCGRRYMIVLDDIWSTKFWDEIRMYFPDNNKGSRIVITTRESDVAKYADSNSLHHKVQLLSESQSWDLLSQIVFGEEDCPHELQGIGKKIASDCGGLPLAINVIGGLLSKVERLKDVWENIGNDVRAAIAESDKQFSNILSLSYNHLPIYLKPCFLYMAAFPEDDEIDPLRLIWMWVAEGFVKSNGDKSLEEEAEDYLKSLVERNLVSVSTSYDFDGNAERYSMHDLLRDLCIRKADDEKFLHVKNSTFSNQLRRVSIHTSYGMEDDEYASSSEMSLVRSFLLLIELDRNVLPMVLTLRLLRVLDLLEYYISKFPEEILQLVNLRYLSIYCKSLPRSGISRLCNLQMLIARLDDGSCPAELWEMSELRHLIISGVNLRIEDDYMKKIVLKKLQTILHVRISPSVIRRGFLENIPNIKSFGIWYDQEGSSGKSEVVDLSHLHKLQTLTYSSLYYLHRVKFPSSLRELSLESCVITPAATTALCALPNLEVLKMWFCTFKSNETEEEANEEWEIAEGDEFSSLQVLLLSALQLVRWRADETNFPRLCHLFIRECGKLEEIPAGIGEIPTLQSIHVEWCSDSAEASAKQIQEEQQSEYDNYDLQLRIFPSYDIRSVLLSL; this is encoded by the coding sequence ATGGCATACAATCTTCAATCCCTCATCACCATCCTTCAAGGAATTCTGGATCCCGAACAAACACACTGGATTCTTGGACGTGAGAAACCACAACTCCAATCCCTCCTCGAAAAAGCTTCTTACCTGCAGCAGCAGATTCTCGAAAAAACTCCACTACTCTCCAAAATACCAAGCTTGGAGTGCCAAATCAGAGACGTAGCAAATGAAGCAGAAGATATCGTTGAATCTCACATGGTTGAACGAATGCTCTCGATGCCTGAAGGCGTGAACATCACTCCGCTCACACCAGATGTGCTACTTGTGACACAAAAACTTGATTCTTTAACCCAACAAGTTGAGGAGCTCGTTGAGGTGGAGAGAAACAAGAAGCCGACTGGCAGCTCATGGAGTGGTGCTTCTTTCTCGAGTTCGAAGAACGTCGTGGTGGGAGTCAATGAAGTTCTGATGCAGCTGAAGGATCGGCTGACCGGGATGCAGAGCAAGCTGGAGATCCTGCCCATCGTGGGTATGGGTGGTATAGGTAAAACCACTCTTGCTCGAACACTTTATCAAGATCCACTCATTCTTGAGCACTTTAGCTATCTTGCTTGGACCACAGTCTCACAAGATTACAATATGCGGTCAATTCTATTAAGCCTTCTTCGTTGCATAATTGGAAAAGAAGAATGTGACCAACATAATGAAAAGGGAGATGGTGAGTTAAAAGATATCTTGTATAGGAGCTTGTGTGGTAGAAGATACATGATTGTATTAGATGATATTTGGAGCACCAAATTCTGGGATGAGATAAGGATGTACTTCCCGGACAACAATAAGGGGAGTCGGATTGTGATCACCACTAGGGAATCGGATGTCGCCAAATATGCAGACTCCAATAGTCTGCATCATAAGGTGCAGTTGCTGAGCGAGTCTCAAAGTTGGGATCTTCTTAGCCAAATTGTGTTTGGAGAAGAGGATTGCCCTCATGAGTTACAAGGGATAGGAAAGAAGATTGCGAGTGATTGCGGTGGGCTTCCTCTGGCTATCAATGTGATTGGAGGGCTGTTGTCAAAGGTGGAAAGATTGAAAGATGTTTGGGAGAATATTGGGAACGACGTAAGAGCTGCAATTGCTGAATCAGACAAGCAGTTCTCCAATATACTATCCTTAAGTTATAACCATTTGCCGATTTACTTGAAACCATGTTTCCTCTATATGGCAGCATTCCCTGAAGATGATGAGATTGACCCCTTGAGACTCATATGGATGTGGGTAGCAGAAGGATTTGTGAAATCGAATGGAGATAAAAGTTTGGAGGAAGAGGCAGAGGATTATTTAAAGTCACTTGTAGAAAGGAATCTAGTTTCGGTTAGTACAAGTTATGATTTTGATGGAAATGCAGAGAGGTACAGCATGCATGATCTTTTGAGAGATTTATGCATTAGGAAAGCTGATGATGAGAAGTTTCTACATGTCAAGAATTCCACATTCTCAAACCAGCTGCGTCGTGTGAGTATTCACACATCATATGGAATGGAAGATGATGAGTATGCTTCTTCATCAGAGATGTCACTTGTTCGATCATTTCTACTCTTGATCGAGTTGGATAGGAATGTACTTCCCATGGTTCTCACATTAAGATTGCTTAGGGTGTTGGATTTATTGGAATATTACATTAGTAAGTTCCCGGAAGAAATATTACAACTTGTGAACTTACGCTACTTATCTATCTATTGCAAGTCATTGCCAAGAAGTGGAATATCAAGATTGTGTAATTTGCAAATGTTGATTGCTAGGCTAGACGATGGCTCTTGTCCAGCTGAGTTGTGGGAGATGTCTGAGTTAAGACATCTCATCATATCGGGTGTAAATCTCAGGATAGAAGATGATTAcatgaaaaaaattgttttgAAGAAGCTGCAGACGATACTGCATGTGAGGATAAGTCCGTCAGTGATTAGAAGGGGTTTCTTGGAAAACATTCCAAATATAAAAAGCTTTGGAATCTGGTATGATCAAGAAGGCTCATCAGGGAAGAGTGAAGTAGTTGATCTGAGTCATCTTCACAAACTCCAAACATTAACCTACAGTTCATTATACTATCTGCACAGAGTCAAATTTCCATCTAGTCTTAGAGAATTAAGTCTGGAGTCTTGTGTAATAACTCCGGCAGCGACGACGGCTCTGTGTGCACTACCGAATCTGGAAGTGCTCAAGATGTGGTTTTGTACCTTCAAAAGCAATGAGACAGAAGAAGAAGCAAATGAAGAGTGGGAAATAGCAGAAGGAGATGAATTCAGCTCATTGCAGGTTCTGCTACTCAGTGCTTTACAATTGGTGCGTTGGAGAGCTGATGAAACCAACTTCCCTAGACTCTGCCATCTCTTTATACGAGAATGTGGGAAGCTAGAGGAAATCCCCGCTGGCATTGGAGAAATCCCAACCCTCCAATCAATCCACGTAGAATGGTGCAGCGATTCAGCAGAGGCCTCAGCGAAACAGATTCAGGAGGAGCAGCAATCTGAATACGACAACTACGACCTCCAACTTCGTATCTTCCCATCATATGATATTAGGTCAGTCTTATTATCACTCTAA
- the LOC130991394 gene encoding putative late blight resistance protein homolog R1A-10 yields the protein MAYNLQSLITILQGILDPQQTRWILGPEKPQLQSLLQKASYLQQILKKSPLLTKIPSLECQIRDVANEAEDIVESHMVERLLSMPEGVNFTPLTPDVLLVTQKLDSVIEQVVKLVEVETNKKPTGSSWSGDGASFSSVVVGVDEDLMQLKDRLTANQSKLEILPIVGMGGIGKTTLARKLYQDPLIVEHFSYLAWTTISQDYNMRSILLSLLRCITGSDYEHEGDGELKDILYRSLYGRRYMIVLDDIWSTKFWDEIRMYFPENNNRSRIVITTRESDVAKYADSKSLHHKVQLLSESQSWDLLSQIVFGEEDWPHELLGIGKKISSDCGGLPLAINVIGGLLSKVERLKDAWEDIGNDVRAAIAESDKQFPKILSLSYNHLPLHLKPCFLYMAAFPEDYEIDPLRLIWMWVAEGFVKSNGDKSLEEEAEDYLKSLVERNLVSVITSYVGYRQEAKRCIMHDLLRDLCIRKADDEKFLHVKNSTFSNQLRRVSIHTSYGMEDDEYVSSSEMSLVRSFLLLIKLDRNVSPMVSTLRLLRVLDLLKIYINEFAEEILQLVNLRYLAINCKSLPRSGISRLCNLQTLIADLSDASAPAELWEMSELRHLIMLGAPYLRIEDDYMKKIVLKKLQTIWGVRISRSVIRRGFLESIPNIKSLGIWYKVEGSSGKSEVVDLSHLHKLQTLSWNSSSDQYLHLPKFPSTLRELKLWNCVITSAGTTALCALPNLEVLKIEFCTFKSNETEEEEEEEEWEIAEGDEFSSLHFLQLRQCNRLVRWRADEANFPRLRHLFIQWCPSLEEIPAGIGEIPTLQLIHLDDCNDSTVASAKQIQEEQQSEYENYQLQLRNRGREKKGR from the exons ATGGCTTACAATCTTCAATCCCTCATCACCATCCTCCAAGGGATTCTGGATCCCCAACAAACACGCTGGATTCTTGGACCTGAGAAACCACAACTCCAATCCCTCCTCCAAAAAGCATCTTACCTGCAGCAGATTCTCAAAAAATCTCCACTACTCACCAAAATACCAAGCTTGGAGTGCCAAATCAGAGACGTAGCAAATGAAGCAGAAGACATCGTTGAATCTCACATGGTTGAACGACTGCTCTCGATGCCAGAAGGCGTGAACTTCACTCCGCTCACACCAGATGTGCTGCTTGTGACACAAAAACTTGATTCTGTGATCGAACAAGTCGTGAAGCTCGTGGAGGTGGAGACAAACAAGAAGCCGACTGGCAGCTCATGGAGTGGTGATGGTGCTTCTTTCTCGAGCGTCGTGGTGGGAGTTGATGAAGATCTGATGCAGCTGAAGGATCGGCTGACCGCGAATCAGAGCAAGCTGGAGATCCTGCCCATCGTAGGGATGGGTGGTATAGGTAAAACCACTCTTGCTCGAAAACTTTATCAAGATCCACTCATTGTTGAGCACTTTAGCTATCTTGCTTGGACCACAATTTCACAAGATTACAATATGCGCTCAATTCTTTTAAGCCTTCTTCGTTGCATAACTGGATCAGACTATGAACATGAGGGAGATGGTGAGTTAAAAGATATCTTGTATAGGAGCTTGTACGGCAGAAGATACATGATTGTATTAGATGATATTTGGAGCACCAAATTCTGGGATGAGATAAGGATGTACTTCCCGGAAAACAATAACCGGAGTCGGATTGTGATCACCACTAGGGAATCGGATGTCGCCAAATATGCAGACTCCAAGAGTCTGCATCATAAGGTGCAGTTGCTGAGCGAGTCTCAAAGTTGGGATCTTCTTAGCCAAATTGTGTTTGGAGAAGAGGATTGGCCTCATGAGTTACTAGGGATAGGAAAGAAGATTTCGAGTGATTGCGGTGGGCTTCCTCTGGCTATCAATGTGATTGGAGGGCTGTTGTCAAAGGTGGAAAGATTGAAAGATGCTTGGGAGGATATTGGGAACGACGTAAGAGCTGCGATTGCTGAATCAGACAAGCAATTCCCCAAAATACTATCCTTAAGTTATAACCATTTGCCGCTTCACTTGAAACCATGTTTCCTCTATATGGCAGCATTCCCCGAAGATTATGAGATTGACCCCTTGAGACTCATATGGATGTGGGTAGCAGAAGGATTTGTGAAATCGAATGGAGATAAAAGTTTGGAGGAAGAGGCAGAGGATTATTTAAAGTCACTTGTAGAAAGGAATCTAGTTTCGGTTATTACAAGTTATGTTGGGTATCGACAAGAAGCAAAGAGGTGCATCATGCATGATCTTTTGAGAGATTTATGCATTAGGAAAGCTGATGATGAGAAGTTTCTACATGTCAAGAATTCCACATTCTCTAACCAGCTGCGTCGTGTGAGTATTCACACATCATATGGAATGGAAGATGATGAGTATGTTTCTTCATCAGAGATGTCACTTGTTCGATCATTTCTACTCTTGATCAAGTTGGATAGGAATGTATCTCCCATGGTTTCCACATTAAGATTGCTTAGGGTGTTGgatttattgaaaatttatattaatgaGTTCGCGGAAGAAATATTACAACTTGTGAACTTACGCTACTTAGCTATCAATTGCAAGTCATTGCCAAGAAGTGGAATATCAAGATTGTGTAATTTGCAAACGTTGATTGCTGATCTATCTGACGCATCTGCCCCAGCTGAGTTGTGGGAGATGTCTGAGTTAAGACATCTCATCATGTTGGGTGCACCATATCTCAGGATAGAAGATGATTACATGAAAAAAATTGTTCTGAAGAAGCTGCAGACGATATGGGGTGTGAGGATAAGTCGGTCAGTGATTAGAAGGGGTTTCTTGGAAAGCATTCCAAATATAAAAAGCTTGGGAATCTGGTATAAGGTTGAAGGCTCATCAGGGAAGAGTGAAGTAGTTGATCTGAGTCATCTTCACAAACTCCAAACATTAAGCTGGAATTCATCAAGCGATCAATATCTGCACCTACCCAAATTTCCATCTACTCTTAGAGAATTAAAGCTGTGGAATTGTGTAATAACTTCGGCAGGGACGACGGCTCTTTGTGCACTACCGAATCTGGAAGTGCTCAAGATAGAGTTTTGTACCTTCAAAAGCAATGagacagaagaagaagaagaagaagaagagtggGAAATAGCAGAAGGAGATGAATTCAGCTCATTGCACTTTCTACAGCTCAGACAATGTAATAGACTGGTGCGTTGGAGAGCTGATGAAGCCAACTTCCCTAGACTCCGCCATCTCTTTATACAATGGTGTCCTAGTCTAGAGGAAATCCCCGCCGGCATTGGAGAAATCCCAACTCTCCAATTAATCCACTTAGATGATTGCAACGATTCTACAGTGGCCTCAGCGAAACAGATTCAGGAGGAGCAGCAATCTGAATACGAGAACTACCAACTCCAACTTCGTAATAG AGgaagagaaaagaaaggaagatgA
- the LOC130991404 gene encoding uncharacterized protein LOC130991404, whose protein sequence is MKVVEASAGALTNFEVLDLLRSRGAGKDASRAIATVSQSEFKVFDYLEGTVACNQTREIIDNFVEECQKFDLAKAEILNIVNIRPRSEPELFPFIEECESEPRMEDKAEELVETVTRILPPHPSQVDEANEEAAEGDEANEEAAEGEEEIEPEPNTT, encoded by the exons ATGAAAGT AGTTGAGGCCAGTGCCGGTGCTCTTACTAATTTCGAAGTTCTTGACCTTTTGAGATCAAGAGGAGCTGGAAAGGATGCGTCTCGAGCTATTGCAACCGTATCTCAATCTGAGTTCAAG GTTTTTGATTATCTAGAGGGGACTGTTGCTTGCAATCAAACAAGGGAGATTATTGATAACTTTGTTGAAGAGTGTCAAAAATTTGACCTGGCCAAGGCAGAGATTCTTAATATTGTGAATATAAGACCAAGAAGTGAACCTGAGCTTTTCCCG TTCATAGAGGAATGTGAGTCGGAGCCACGTATGGAAGATAAGGCCGAAGAGCTCGTAGAGACCGTCACACGGATTTTGCCGCCTCATCCGTCTCAGGTGGACGAAGCGAACGAGGAAGCTGCCGAGGGGGACGAGGCGAACGAGGAAGCTGCTGAGGGGGAAGAAGAGATTGAGCCTGAACCAAATACTACATAG
- the LOC130991395 gene encoding putative late blight resistance protein homolog R1B-16: MAYNLQSLITIVQRILDPEQTHWILEPKKPQLQSLITILEGILGFLLETTTPSSSNPSSKPQLQSLLEKASSLQQILEKTPLTKIPSLESRIRDVANEAEDIIESHMVERMLSIPKRVNSILQLTPDVLLVTQKLDSLTQQVEELVEVERNKKPIGSSVSGASFSSSKSVVVGVDQDLMQLKDRLTGMQSKLEILPIVGMGGIGKTTLARTLYQDPLILHHFSYLAWTTISQDYNMRSILLSLLRCITGSNYEHEGDGELKDILYRSLYGRRYMIVLDDIWSTKFWDEIRMYFPDNNKGSRIVITTRESDVAKYADSKSLHHQVQLLSESQSWDLLSQIVFGKVDWPHELQGIGKKISSDCGGLPLAINVIGGLLSKVERLKGVWEDIGNDVRAAIAESDEQFLNILSLSYNHLPIHLKPCFLYMAAFPEDYEIDSLRLIQMLVAEGFVKSNGDKSLEEEAEDYLKSLVERNLVSVITSYNWYGKAKRYSMHDLLRDLCIRKADDEKFIHVKNSTEFTFSNQPRRVSIHTSYGMEDDEYASSSEMSLVRSFLLLVVLDRNVLPMVFTLRLLRVLDLLEMNKYEIGRRLIEFPEEILQLVNLRYLAISCESLPRSGISRLCNLQTLIAKLLRDGSCPAELWEMSELRHLIILDPSYLRIEDDYLKKIVLKMLQTIRGVYLSRSVIRRGFLESIPNIKSLGILYKDEGSSGKSEVVDLSHLHKLQTLSWSSSGDQYLHGLKFPSTLRELFVECCVITPAATTALCALPNLEVLKMLFCTFKSNETEQEAYREEWEIAEGD, translated from the coding sequence ATGGCTTACAATCTTCAATCCCTCATCACCATCGTCCAAAGGATTCTGGATCCCGAACAAACACACTGGATTCTTGAACCTAAGAAACCACAACTCCAATCCCTCATCACCATCCTCGAAGGAATTCTTGGATTCCTCCTCGAAACCACAACTCCTTCTTCTTCTAATCCCTCCTCGAAACCACAACTCCAGTCCCTCCTCGAAAAAGCTTCTTCCCTGCAGCAGATTCTTGAAAAAACTCCACTCACCAAAATTCCAAGTTTGGAGAGCCGAATCAGAGATGTAGCAAATGAAGCAGAAGATATCATTGAATCTCACATGGTTGAGCGAATGCTTTCGATTCCTAAAAGAGTGAACTCGATTCTTCAACTCACACCAGATGTGCTGCTAGTGACACAAAAACTTGATTCTTTAACCCAACAAGTTGAGGAGCTCGTGGAGGTGGAGAGAAACAAGAAGCCGATTGGCAGCTCAGTGAGTGGTGCTTCTTTCTCGAGTTCGAAGAGCGTCGTGGTGGGAGTTGATCAAGATCTGATGCAGTTGAAGGATCGGCTGACCGGGATGCAGAGCAAGCTGGAGATCCTGCCCATCGTGGGTATGGGTGGTATAGGTAAAACCACTCTTGCTCGAACACTTTATCAAGATCCACTCATTCTTCACCACTTTAGCTATCTTGCTTGGACCACAATTTCACAAGATTACAATATGCGCTCAATTCTATTAAGCCTTCTTCGTTGCATAACTGGATCAAACTATGAGCATGAGGGAGATGGTGAGTTAAAAGATATCTTGTATAGGAGCTTGTACGGTAGAAGATACATGATTGTATTAGATGATATTTGGAGCACCAAATTCTGGGATGAGATAAGGATGTACTTCCCGGACAACAATAAAGGGAGTCGGATTGTGATCACCACTAGGGAATCGGATGTCGCCAAATATGCAGACTCCAAGAGTCTGCATCATCAGGTGCAGTTGCTGAGCGAGTCTCAAAGTTGGGATCTTCTTAGCCAAATTGTGTTTGGAAAAGTGGATTGGCCTCATGAGTTACAAGGGATAGGGAAGAAGATTTCGAGTGATTGCGGTGGGCTTCCTCTGGCTATCAATGTGATTGGAGGGCTGTTGTCAAAGGTGGAAAGATTGAAAGGTGTTTGGGAGGATATTGGGAACGACGTAAGAGCTGCAATTGCTGAATCGGACGAGCAGTTCTTGAATATACTATCCTTAAGTTATAACCATCTGCCGATTCACTTGAAACCATGTTTCCTCTATATGGCAGCATTCCCCGAAGATTATGAGATTGACTCCTTGAGACTCATACAGATGTTGGTGGCAGAAGGATTTGTGAAATCGAATGGAGATAAAAGTTTGGAGGAAGAGGCAGAGGATTATTTAAAGTCACTTGTAGAAAGGAATCTAGTTTCGGTTATTACAAGTTATAATTGGTATGGAAAAGCAAAGAGGTACAGCATGCATGATCTTTTGAGAGATTTATGCATTAGGAAAGCTGATGATGAGAAGTTTATACATGTCAAGAACTCCACCGAGTTCACATTCTCTAACCAGCCGCGTCGTGTGAGTATTCACACATCATATGGAATGGAAGATGATGAGTATGCTTCTTCATCAGAGATGTCACTTGTTCGATCATTTCTACTATTGGTCGTGTTGGATAGGAATGTACTTCCCATGGTTTTCACATTAAGATTGCTTAGGGTGTTGGATTTATTGGAAATGAATAAGTATGAGATAGGAAGGCGTTTGATTGAGTTCCCGGAAGAAATATTACAACTTGTGAACTTACGCTACTTAGCTATCAGTTGCGAGTCATTGCCAAGAAGTGGAATATCAAGATTGTGTAATTTGCAAACCTTGATTGCTAAGCTGCTACGCGATGGCTCTTGTCCAGCTGAGTTGTGGGAGATGTCTGAGTTAAGACATCTCATCATATTGGATCCATCATATCTCAGGATAGAAGATGATTACCTGAAAAAAATTGTTCTGAAGATGCTGCAGACGATACGGGGTGTGTATCTAAGTCGGTCAGTGATTAGAAGGGGTTTCTTGGAAAGCATTCCAAATATAAAAAGCTTGGGAATCTTGTATAAGGATGAAGGCTCATCAGGGAAGAGTGAAGTAGTTGATCTGAGTCATCTTCACAAACTCCAAACATTAAGCTGGAGTTCATCAGGGGATCAATATCTGCACGGACTCAAATTTCCATCTACTCTTAGAGAATTATTCGTGGAGTGTTGTGTAATAACTCCGGCAGCGACGACGGCTCTGTGTGCACTACCGAATCTGGAAGTGCTCAAGATGTTGTTTTGTACCTTCAAAAGCAATGAGACAGAACAAGAAGCATATCGTGAAGAGTGGGAAATAGCAGAAGGAGATTAA